In one Suricata suricatta isolate VVHF042 chromosome 9, meerkat_22Aug2017_6uvM2_HiC, whole genome shotgun sequence genomic region, the following are encoded:
- the LOC115302205 gene encoding atherin-like, which produces MQQPIVSPPQQATEQQLGPRNPSTGRMCSSPLEARRTPGPAPPARPPLRSADAARAAATAGAARGRRRRAGGRGLRGRFPRPGRPRLAQRPQRKRGGQRVRAIPGCDRDGGLLSRRRWPASRAAPRPLSGFAVPRGVQLTSPPPQLPLRPRQAESGGGSSSPHRLIPALPKGNAARPARVTSGGSWGPSGRARRTREPHSGADRAGHRCRRPFSGRPQRPGAAAELRAPAVASRPAPSARRSLSRVSGEAPHGACAPRSRRRRRPVAELQRREGQAVEVCLCCGLAGSLFQIDSPTYCV; this is translated from the exons ATGCAACAGCCAATCGTGAGCCCCCCACAGCAAGCCACTGAGCAACAGCTGGGCCCGCGGAACCCGAGCACCGGGAGGATGTGCAGCTCGCCGTTAGAAGCTCGCCGGACCCCCGGGCCGGCACCCCCCGCCCGCCCGCCGCTGCGCTCCGCCGACGCAGCTCGCG CCGCCGCCACGGCCGGGGCGGCTCGGGGGCGGCgccggcgggcgggcgggcgggggctCCGGGGGCGGTTTCCTCGGCCCGGGCGGCCTCGCCTCGCGCAGCGTCCTCAGAGGAAGCGCGGCGGCCAGAGAGTCCGGGCGATCCCCGGCTGCGACCGAGACGGCGGCCTCCTTTCCCGGCGGCGCTGGCCCGCTTCTCGGGCGGCTCCTCGTCCTTTGTCTGGGTTCGCAGTCCCGCGCGGGGTACAGCTGACCTCGCCCCCGCCCCAACTACCGCTACGGCCGCGGCAGGCGGAGAGCGGCGGCGGCAGCTCGTCTCCTCATCGCCTCATCCCCGCCCTCCCAAAAGGCAACGCCGCCCGGCCCGCTCGAGTCACCTCCGGAGGGTCCTGGGGACCGAGCGGGCGTGCGCGTCGGACGAGAGAGCCACACTCAGGCGCGGACCGTGCTGGCCACCGCTGCCGCCGCCCCTTCAGCGGCCGCCCACAGCGCCCCGGGGCTGCCGCCGAGCTCCGGGCCCCAGCAGTCGCCTCTCGGCCCGCCCCCTCGGCCCGGCGCTCATTATCCCGGGTCTCCGGAGAAGCCCCGCACGGAGCATGCGCGCCGCGGAGCCGGCGGAGGCGCCGGCCGGTCGCGGAGTTGCAAAGGCGCGAGGGCCAGGCGGTGGAAGTCTGCCTGTGCTGTGGGCTTGCTGGGAGCCTGTTCCAGATCGACTCCCCAACTTACTGTGTCTAA